One Bacteroidales bacterium DNA segment encodes these proteins:
- a CDS encoding DUF2723 domain-containing protein, whose product MEYKKLNILFGWLTFIIASLVYISTIEPTASFWDCGEFIATSYKLEVGHPPGAPFFMLIARFFSLFAFGDVTKVAMMVNILSALASSFTILFLFWTITHLAKKIVIKDNDFTTGKTIAIIGSAFVGALAYTFSDTFWFSAVEGEVYATSSLFTAFLFWAILKWENIAHEKYANRWLILIAYLMGLSIGVHLLGLLAIPAIVFVYYFKMYKTTKRGIIYAAIVSVIILGTIMYGIIPGIVKIASVFELIFINGFGLPYNTGVIIFILLLFGGIVWGIYYTWEKQKVLLNTILLVFTVILIGYSSYAIIIIRSNANPPIDQNNPDNVFDLLSYLNREQYGERPLMTGQYFNAPLDRENPNKQGKKNYIKKDGKYIVSTYSNKYNYDKRFTTIFPRMYSAQANHVSAYKAWTNFKGRSVRIINNEGESEVRKKPSFGENLKFFFKYQLVHMYFRYFMWNYAGRQNDIQGHGEITKGNWLCGIKFIDEARIGPQDNLPKSMTSNKAMNKLYMLPFILGLIGLFFHYSQRKLDFSVVFMLFFFTGIAIVIYLNQTPEQPRERDYAYAGSFYAFAIWIGLGVLGIYNFLQKKAPATISAIVATIITLGLVPGIMAKENLDDHNRSNRYTARDYAYNYLNSCAPNAILFTNGDNDTFPLWYAQEVEGIRTDVRVICLPYLSTDWYIDQMTWKAYESEPINFTMKHEQYIQGERDVVPIYERIKETIDLQKVIDFVADDNPKTKIPLQRGNEVNYIPARKVRIPVDSAKVVANKTVQPEDTDKIVSSVEWRLSANYLGKNDMMILDLIATNNWERPVYFVSAGHGNSTNLKDYFQLEGFAYRLVPIKTKYNIQNMGRINTNILYNNYMNKFKWGNISNNDVYLDENNLRTTRIIKLRGNFARLAEQLIIEGKIDSAKNVMNKCMSLLSHEKEPFNYFDTPFIESLYKANETEKANQLVEKMVETADDDLNYYLSLPKKYSSQIDNEKRMAIALIQRLTEITGRYKQTELNKKLEEKINSIFSRINLSTMQ is encoded by the coding sequence ATGGAATATAAAAAATTAAATATTTTATTTGGTTGGCTAACATTTATAATTGCAAGTCTTGTTTATATATCAACTATTGAACCAACAGCAAGTTTTTGGGATTGTGGTGAATTTATTGCAACTTCATACAAGTTAGAAGTAGGACATCCTCCAGGAGCACCTTTCTTTATGTTAATAGCCAGATTTTTCTCATTATTTGCATTTGGTGATGTAACAAAAGTTGCTATGATGGTAAATATTTTATCAGCACTTGCCAGCTCTTTTACAATACTGTTTTTATTTTGGACAATCACTCACCTTGCAAAAAAAATAGTAATAAAAGATAATGATTTTACAACAGGAAAAACAATCGCTATAATTGGTAGTGCTTTTGTAGGTGCATTAGCTTATACTTTTTCTGACACATTTTGGTTTTCTGCTGTTGAGGGTGAAGTATATGCTACTTCTTCATTATTTACTGCTTTTTTATTCTGGGCAATTTTAAAATGGGAAAATATTGCACATGAAAAATATGCAAACCGATGGTTAATTTTAATAGCTTACCTTATGGGTTTGTCAATTGGAGTTCATTTATTGGGTTTACTTGCTATTCCTGCAATTGTTTTTGTTTATTATTTTAAAATGTATAAAACAACAAAAAGAGGAATTATTTATGCTGCCATAGTTTCTGTTATTATACTTGGTACAATTATGTATGGAATAATTCCCGGAATTGTAAAAATCGCCTCTGTTTTTGAATTAATATTTATAAATGGTTTCGGACTGCCTTATAACACAGGTGTAATTATTTTTATCTTGCTTTTATTTGGTGGAATTGTATGGGGAATTTATTATACATGGGAAAAACAAAAGGTATTACTTAACACCATCTTGCTTGTTTTCACAGTTATTCTAATTGGTTATTCTTCCTACGCAATAATTATTATAAGGTCAAATGCAAATCCTCCTATTGACCAAAATAATCCTGATAATGTATTTGATTTGTTATCTTATTTAAACAGAGAACAATACGGAGAGCGTCCTTTAATGACAGGACAGTATTTTAATGCTCCCCTTGACAGGGAAAATCCAAATAAACAGGGTAAGAAAAACTATATTAAAAAAGATGGTAAATATATTGTTTCAACTTATTCAAATAAATATAATTATGATAAAAGGTTTACAACGATATTTCCCAGAATGTACAGTGCACAAGCCAATCATGTTTCAGCATATAAAGCATGGACAAACTTTAAAGGAAGGTCTGTAAGAATTATTAATAACGAAGGAGAATCTGAGGTAAGGAAAAAACCAAGTTTTGGTGAAAATTTAAAGTTTTTCTTTAAATATCAACTTGTACATATGTATTTCAGGTATTTTATGTGGAACTATGCAGGAAGACAAAATGATATTCAGGGACATGGTGAAATAACAAAGGGTAATTGGTTATGCGGAATTAAATTTATTGATGAAGCAAGAATTGGTCCACAGGATAATTTACCAAAAAGCATGACATCAAACAAAGCGATGAATAAATTATATATGTTACCTTTTATTTTAGGGTTAATTGGTTTGTTTTTTCATTATTCTCAGAGAAAACTGGATTTTTCTGTAGTTTTTATGTTATTCTTTTTTACAGGAATAGCTATTGTAATTTATCTTAATCAAACACCGGAACAACCGCGTGAACGAGATTATGCTTATGCAGGTTCGTTTTACGCATTTGCAATTTGGATTGGCTTGGGAGTACTTGGTATTTACAACTTTTTACAAAAAAAAGCTCCTGCTACAATTAGTGCAATTGTTGCAACAATAATAACATTAGGACTTGTTCCCGGCATCATGGCAAAAGAAAATCTGGACGACCATAACCGTTCAAACAGATATACAGCAAGAGATTATGCTTATAATTACCTGAATTCCTGCGCCCCCAATGCTATACTTTTTACAAATGGTGATAATGATACTTTCCCTTTATGGTATGCACAGGAAGTGGAAGGTATAAGAACAGACGTAAGAGTAATTTGCCTTCCATATCTGAGTACTGATTGGTATATAGACCAAATGACATGGAAAGCTTATGAATCAGAACCTATTAATTTCACAATGAAACACGAACAATATATACAGGGAGAAAGAGATGTAGTTCCTATATATGAAAGAATAAAAGAAACAATTGATTTACAAAAAGTTATTGATTTTGTTGCTGACGATAATCCAAAAACAAAAATTCCACTTCAGAGAGGTAATGAAGTAAATTATATTCCTGCCAGAAAAGTAAGAATTCCTGTTGATTCAGCAAAAGTCGTCGCAAATAAAACGGTTCAACCCGAAGATACGGATAAAATTGTTTCTTCCGTTGAATGGCGATTATCAGCAAATTATCTTGGCAAAAACGACATGATGATACTTGACCTTATAGCAACAAATAACTGGGAACGTCCTGTTTATTTTGTGTCTGCCGGACATGGAAATTCAACAAATCTGAAAGATTATTTTCAATTAGAAGGTTTTGCATACAGGCTTGTTCCTATTAAAACAAAATATAATATTCAAAATATGGGTAGAATTAATACTAATATTTTATATAATAACTATATGAATAAATTCAAATGGGGAAATATTAGCAATAATGATGTTTATCTTGATGAGAACAACCTGAGAACAACCCGTATTATTAAATTAAGAGGCAATTTTGCCAGATTAGCCGAACAATTAATAATTGAAGGAAAAATTGATTCTGCAAAAAATGTTATGAATAAATGTATGAGTCTTTTATCTCACGAAAAAGAGCCTTTTAACTACTTTGATACACCATTTATAGAATCTCTTTATAAAGCAAATGAAACCGAAAAAGCAAATCAACTTGTTGAAAAAATGGTAGAAACTGCAGATGATGACTTAAATTATTATTTATCATTACCAAAAAAATATTCTTCACAAATTGATAATGAAAAAAGAATGGCAATTGCCCTAATACAAAGACTTACTGAAATTACAGGGAGATACAAACAAACAGAACTCAATAAAAAATTAGAAGAAAAAATTAATTCAATATTTTCCAGAATAAACTTGTCAACTATGCAATAA
- a CDS encoding DMT family transporter → MTNNINIKIFSGVVVLALIWGSTWLAIKFGLMDAPPFLSAALRFIIAFIILFIWLKFTGYKFPLTLSYWKRASFIALFMFIIPYAFVYWGELYISSGLAAVLFSSQSLFVIFFSHYLLVNEKATIIKYFGLLLGLAGLFIIFFDKINWTDWHGFIGMTGLIIAAASGAFGLVWLKKEGETFNPVPEVTAQLGITAIAFIILSLIFERTQIEISSVKLWGSVIYLAIPGTAIAFVIYYWLAKNASALITSFSIFLSPIFAVFLGWLILNEIYNIRSIFGTILVLFSIIITQLNMKKIFCKKTK, encoded by the coding sequence ATGACCAATAATATTAACATTAAAATTTTCTCAGGTGTAGTAGTTCTTGCATTAATTTGGGGCTCAACTTGGTTAGCGATAAAATTCGGACTTATGGATGCTCCTCCCTTTTTATCTGCAGCTCTGCGATTTATAATAGCATTTATTATTTTATTTATTTGGCTTAAATTCACAGGATATAAATTCCCTTTAACTTTATCATATTGGAAAAGAGCTTCATTTATTGCCTTATTTATGTTTATAATTCCTTATGCATTTGTTTACTGGGGCGAACTTTATATTTCTTCAGGATTGGCAGCCGTTTTGTTTTCCTCACAGTCTTTATTTGTAATATTTTTTTCGCATTATTTGTTAGTTAATGAAAAGGCAACAATTATAAAATATTTTGGTTTACTCTTGGGTTTAGCAGGTCTTTTTATAATATTCTTTGATAAAATAAACTGGACTGATTGGCATGGATTTATTGGAATGACAGGACTTATAATAGCTGCTGCAAGCGGTGCATTTGGGCTTGTATGGTTAAAAAAAGAAGGAGAAACATTTAATCCTGTACCTGAAGTAACTGCTCAGCTTGGAATTACTGCAATAGCTTTTATTATACTCTCGCTAATATTTGAAAGAACTCAAATTGAAATATCTTCAGTAAAACTTTGGGGAAGTGTTATTTATCTTGCAATACCCGGAACAGCTATAGCTTTTGTAATATATTACTGGTTAGCTAAAAATGCATCTGCGCTTATTACATCATTCTCAATTTTTTTATCACCGATTTTTGCTGTATTCCTTGGTTGGTTGATACTTAATGAAATATATAATATTAGAAGTATTTTTGGAACTATTCTTGTTTTATTTAGTATAATAATCACCCAGTTAAATATGAAGAAAATATTTTGTAAAAAAACAAAATAA